Proteins encoded in a region of the Dreissena polymorpha isolate Duluth1 chromosome 6, UMN_Dpol_1.0, whole genome shotgun sequence genome:
- the LOC127834338 gene encoding phospholipid scramblase 3-like, which yields MDQDRRYSSSQLEGGSARRFSRAPHEVSLEGGSARRFSRGPHEVSLEGGSARRLSRDPHEVLLEGGSARRLSRGPHEVSQLTGSSLERKSSRAKAVVSPVSEIEEIQGHVEEPGEEGEEGRQNKVSILSNMAIAQRPSQGIIQKQPMSAHSSIMVPLAIAKLQRKISLNPRVMTPPGLEVLSNKAMVAIRQQMEMDIKGGCGTPNTYKIWDTNDEQMFFASEESGCLCRWACGPARQFSLDVFSTEDDLVLNFHRTACRCDCCCCLDCFLCLQKLYVVDCLGRTLGAVKQKFSVFSAKFDIVDHDNNVLFKVLGPCCPCRCATELFFQILNKTGERQLGRIQKKWGGDRTDNVNVDHEYFDVTFPPKLDGVDKALIIGAAFLVNFMYLEMS from the exons ATGGACCAGGACAGAAGGTACAGTAGTAGCCAGTTGGAGGGCGGGTCGGCGAGGAGATTCTCCCGGGCCCCGCACGAGGTTTCGCTGGAGGGCGGGTCGGCGAGGCGTTTCTCCCGGGGCCCGCACGAGGTGTCGCTGGAGGGCGGCTCGGCGAGGCGATTGTCCCGGGACCCGCACGAGGTTTTGCTGGAGGGCGGCTCGGCGAGACGATTGTCCCGGGGTCCGCACGAGGTGTCGCAGCTGACTGGTTCGAGTCTGGAGCGGAAGTCGAGCCGGGCCAAGGCGGTCGTGAGCCCTGTCAGCGAGATTGAGGAGATCCAGGGGCACGTGGAGGAGCCGGGAGAGGAGGGAGAGGAAGGTCGACAGAAT AAAGTCAGCATCTTAAGCAATATGGCCATCGCCCAGCGACCATCGCAGGGGATTATCCAAAAACAGCCGATGAGCGCACACAGTTCTATAATGGTTCCTTTGGCGATCGCCAAGCTACAGCGCAAGATATCATTGAATCCCCGCGTGATGACGCCGCCTGGCCTCGAGGTGCTAAGCAACAAGGCGATGGTGGCCATCCGCCAACAGATGGAGATGGACATTAAAG GAGGCTGCGGGACGCCAAACACGTACAAGATCTGGGATACCAACGACGAACAGATGTTCTTTGCGTCAGAAG AGTCCGGATGCCTGTGCCGCTGGGCTTGCGGCCCGGCCCGCCAGTTCTCGTTGGACGTGTTCTCCACAGAAGACGATCTAGTGCTCAACTTCCATCGCACCGCCTGCCGGTGTGACTGCTGCTGCTGCCTCGACTGTTTCCTCTGTCTGCAGAAGTTATACGTCGTCGATTGCCTGGGACGCACTCTTGGCGCTGTTAAACAAAA GTTCAGCGTGTTCAGCGCCAAGTTCGACATCGTGGACCACGATAACAACGTTCTGTTCAAGGTGCTGGGGCCCTGCTGCCCTTGTCGCTGCGCCACCGAACTATTCTTCCAG ATATTGAACAAGACCGGTGAACGTCAGTTAGGGCGGATCCAGAAGAAATGGGGTGGAGACCGAACAGACAACGTCAACGTGGACCACGAGTACTTTGACGTCACGT TTCCACCGAAGCTCGACGGCGTCGACAAGGCCCTGATCATCGGAGCAGCTTTCCTCGTG AACTTCATGTATTTGGAGATGTCATGA